The following proteins are co-located in the Pedobacter sp. FW305-3-2-15-E-R2A2 genome:
- a CDS encoding SEL1-like repeat protein: protein MAHRIYLYNLNQGLLPEKMTDTAENPDFLASILAGIGGNTEDNLLMVEWNYEFPLFLHPLFAHQPMISTPVFNGTEGGIYAPAPLGIQRIKAFYDFIDKHKAELIDDENAFDMAKQRIFKFLDEKVVHDFFHLDAWDVFNMDDAPHKIQAIKMLNDLNTTNAILKEAMEQDDPSLLDNCPEFNQGSYHFQSFKPYLNHSGYGYGWQVISSGVYDDEETEDNEFPDQIFYTENDLKGMKDDAGQVLIPALYDEIYYFPEGESFALVQKDGKYGYVNRQGEIVVPLQYDDAFDLSKGTAIVKLNDKYGFLQPGQNMEVAFLYDDITDLSLEPHYFNVCKEETWGVANASNDILLPFEYIEEIICHGFDGYNYYSGVHKSNNQRHFFLQDFKKIGTHNVIEVQWAGFEQEQHFFVPTEIASADGKKSIKLQSLIRQDGQIILPPEYQEIIYCSGSQAYILKQKGKFGLFRIADGILLPCIYKRIDELNEGCFRIFQDGKVGFFDAMDGRNIFISPQFDSMRDDIRRNKDGSWELLGFLDKHVFLVYSDQRMKPVDHEIAARQLSKGYYPESLADEQREILADLAGTNAPALDLYHKGSKAFDEGDLDNAIKYHLLAAEKGDADSMNDLGFIYSSNGPHYDADKAYFWYHKGMKAGSIDAINGLAVCYLNGIGVKQDIDQAIRWYERAAEYGDGRAHANLADLYVEGIWVQQNLDKALKHYQQAEQHDFPNHGRHAYVLYLKEDYVAAIAYYKTSAKEGDAQSAHNLATMYELGQGCKPDIRKALSFYHQALELGQTSAYLELIRLYRYHDEVKDKEKALELVALARAAGIDPPDENPPKKWGWFR, encoded by the coding sequence ATGGCGCACAGAATATACTTATACAACTTAAACCAAGGCCTGCTTCCGGAAAAGATGACTGACACAGCAGAGAATCCGGACTTTTTAGCAAGCATTCTGGCAGGGATAGGTGGCAATACCGAAGACAACCTGCTGATGGTAGAATGGAACTATGAATTCCCTCTATTTTTACACCCTTTGTTTGCACATCAGCCGATGATTTCAACACCGGTATTCAATGGGACTGAGGGCGGAATCTATGCCCCTGCTCCTTTGGGAATTCAACGCATCAAAGCTTTTTATGATTTTATAGACAAACATAAAGCGGAGCTCATCGATGATGAAAACGCTTTTGACATGGCCAAACAACGCATCTTTAAATTTCTGGACGAAAAAGTCGTTCATGATTTTTTCCATCTGGATGCCTGGGACGTCTTTAATATGGATGATGCGCCACATAAAATACAGGCCATTAAAATGCTGAATGACCTCAATACCACCAATGCCATCCTAAAAGAAGCCATGGAACAGGACGATCCTTCCTTATTGGACAACTGTCCGGAATTTAACCAGGGCTCGTATCACTTTCAAAGCTTCAAACCTTACCTGAACCATTCCGGCTATGGTTATGGCTGGCAGGTCATCAGCTCCGGTGTATATGACGATGAAGAAACCGAAGACAACGAGTTTCCTGATCAGATTTTTTACACGGAAAATGACCTTAAAGGAATGAAAGATGATGCCGGGCAGGTGCTGATTCCTGCACTTTACGATGAGATTTATTATTTTCCGGAAGGAGAATCGTTTGCACTCGTCCAAAAGGATGGTAAATATGGATATGTCAACCGTCAGGGAGAAATAGTTGTTCCTCTTCAATATGATGATGCCTTCGACCTGAGTAAAGGAACAGCCATTGTAAAATTAAACGACAAATATGGCTTCCTTCAGCCAGGTCAAAATATGGAGGTGGCTTTCCTTTACGACGACATTACCGACCTCAGCCTCGAGCCTCATTATTTTAATGTTTGCAAAGAAGAAACCTGGGGAGTAGCCAATGCCAGCAACGACATCTTATTGCCTTTTGAATATATAGAGGAAATCATTTGCCATGGATTTGATGGCTATAACTATTATTCTGGCGTCCACAAATCTAATAACCAACGACACTTCTTCCTACAGGACTTCAAAAAAATAGGAACGCATAACGTCATAGAGGTACAATGGGCAGGTTTTGAGCAGGAACAGCATTTTTTCGTACCAACTGAAATTGCATCTGCAGACGGAAAAAAGAGCATAAAACTGCAATCGCTGATCAGACAGGATGGCCAGATCATCCTTCCCCCGGAATATCAGGAGATCATTTACTGCAGCGGAAGCCAGGCTTACATCCTGAAGCAGAAGGGGAAATTCGGACTGTTCCGTATCGCGGATGGCATCTTGCTCCCTTGCATTTACAAGCGCATCGATGAGCTCAATGAGGGGTGTTTCCGTATATTTCAAGACGGAAAAGTTGGCTTCTTTGATGCCATGGACGGAAGAAATATATTTATCAGTCCTCAGTTTGATTCCATGAGGGATGATATCCGTAGAAATAAGGACGGCAGCTGGGAGCTCCTGGGTTTCCTTGACAAGCATGTATTCCTCGTTTACAGTGATCAGCGGATGAAGCCTGTAGACCATGAAATTGCAGCCAGGCAGCTCTCTAAAGGTTACTACCCCGAAAGCCTGGCAGATGAGCAACGGGAAATCCTGGCCGATCTGGCAGGAACCAATGCGCCGGCCCTGGACCTTTACCATAAAGGATCAAAGGCATTTGATGAGGGAGATCTTGATAATGCCATCAAATACCACCTGCTTGCAGCAGAGAAGGGAGATGCTGATTCGATGAACGACCTGGGCTTTATTTACAGCAGCAATGGCCCTCATTACGATGCGGACAAGGCTTACTTTTGGTACCATAAAGGAATGAAAGCCGGTTCCATAGATGCGATAAACGGACTCGCCGTCTGTTACCTCAACGGAATCGGTGTAAAACAAGATATTGACCAGGCGATCCGCTGGTATGAAAGGGCTGCAGAATATGGGGATGGAAGGGCACATGCAAATCTTGCAGACCTTTACGTGGAAGGAATATGGGTTCAGCAAAATCTGGACAAAGCATTAAAACATTACCAGCAGGCAGAGCAGCATGATTTCCCCAATCATGGCAGACATGCCTATGTACTTTATCTGAAGGAAGACTATGTAGCAGCAATCGCTTATTACAAAACAAGTGCAAAAGAAGGCGATGCACAATCCGCCCACAACCTTGCAACCATGTACGAACTTGGTCAGGGTTGTAAGCCGGATATCCGTAAAGCATTGTCGTTTTATCATCAGGCACTAGAACTTGGCCAGACCAGCGCTTATCTGGAACTGATCAGGCTGTACCGATATCACGATGAAGTAAAAGACAAAGAAAAAGCACTGGAATTGGTGGCTTTAGCCAGAGCGGCAGGGATTGATCCGCCAGATGAAAATCCCCCAAAAAAGTGGGGGTGGTTCCGTTAA
- a CDS encoding prolyl oligopeptidase family serine peptidase: MKSSKNALIFLATMLPIFAEAQLSNTGKKTMIYPETKKENVKDTYFGTSVDDPYRWLEDDRSEDTKQWVTAQNVVTQKYMSQIPYRNDIKERLKHLMNYEKYSQPFKEGGYTYYYKNTGLQNQSVLYRQKEGGEPEIFLDPNTFSKDATTSLAGISFSKDGSLLAYQLSEGGSDWTKVIVMKSADKTVVGETITDVKFSGISWQGNDGFYYSSYDKPAEGSQLSGLTQYHKLFYHKLGTAQKEDQLIFGGDKTPRRYIGAGLTEDERYLVISAANSTSGNELYIKDLKAKDGAIVPIVNNFDKNHNIIDNVGSKLFIYTNLNAANGRVVTVDAGSPGVENWKDLIKETENVLSPSTGGGKLFANYIKDAVSMVLQYDRNGKLEHEIKLPGIGSASGFGSKQSEKELYYTFTSYVYPATIFRYAIETGKSEVYKKSGVDFDPANYESKQVFYASKDGTKVPMIITYKKGIALNGKNPTVLYGYGGFDVSLTPSFSTANIILMDQGGIYAVANLRGGGEYGEKWHLAGTKLQKQNVFDDFIAAGEYLIANKYTSKDYLASMGGSNGGLLVGATLAQRPDLFKVAFPAVGVMDMLRYHKFTAGAGWSYDYGTSEDSKEMFDYLYKYSPVHALKAGTKYPATLVTTADHDDRVVPAHSFKFAANLQKDQAGDAPVLISIQTNAGHGAGKPTDKAIEEIADRWAFLFYNMGITYKK; the protein is encoded by the coding sequence ATGAAAAGCTCAAAAAACGCATTGATATTTCTGGCAACTATGCTTCCGATTTTTGCAGAAGCACAGCTCAGTAATACAGGAAAGAAAACTATGATTTATCCGGAAACGAAAAAAGAAAATGTAAAAGACACCTATTTTGGAACGAGTGTAGACGATCCTTACCGATGGTTGGAAGATGACCGTTCTGAGGATACAAAACAATGGGTAACTGCACAAAACGTGGTGACGCAGAAATACATGTCGCAAATTCCTTACCGCAACGACATTAAAGAGCGTTTGAAACATTTGATGAATTATGAGAAATATTCTCAGCCATTCAAAGAAGGAGGTTATACCTATTATTATAAAAATACAGGGCTGCAGAACCAAAGTGTATTGTACCGTCAGAAAGAAGGAGGGGAGCCAGAGATTTTTCTGGACCCAAATACTTTTTCTAAGGATGCCACTACCTCACTTGCCGGAATCAGCTTTTCTAAAGATGGAAGCCTGCTGGCCTATCAGTTGTCTGAAGGTGGTTCCGACTGGACAAAGGTCATCGTTATGAAATCTGCCGATAAAACGGTTGTTGGAGAAACCATAACAGATGTTAAATTCTCAGGAATCTCCTGGCAGGGGAACGATGGTTTTTATTATAGCAGCTATGATAAACCGGCAGAAGGAAGCCAGCTTTCTGGTCTGACTCAATACCATAAATTATTTTATCACAAACTAGGGACCGCACAGAAAGAGGATCAGCTGATCTTTGGAGGTGATAAAACCCCAAGACGTTATATTGGCGCAGGATTAACGGAAGATGAACGCTATCTCGTCATCTCTGCCGCAAATTCAACTTCTGGAAATGAACTTTACATCAAGGACCTGAAAGCTAAAGATGGCGCAATTGTTCCCATTGTAAATAATTTCGATAAGAACCATAACATCATTGATAATGTGGGAAGCAAACTGTTCATTTATACCAATCTTAATGCGGCTAACGGGCGGGTGGTTACCGTTGATGCGGGGAGTCCGGGAGTTGAAAACTGGAAAGACCTGATCAAAGAAACGGAAAATGTATTGAGCCCTTCTACCGGTGGTGGTAAGCTGTTTGCCAATTACATCAAAGATGCAGTATCTATGGTGTTGCAATACGACAGAAATGGTAAACTGGAACATGAGATTAAGTTACCGGGTATCGGTTCTGCCTCTGGTTTTGGAAGTAAGCAATCGGAAAAAGAATTGTATTATACATTTACCTCTTACGTATATCCGGCTACCATTTTCAGGTATGCTATTGAAACGGGTAAATCCGAAGTTTATAAAAAATCGGGAGTAGACTTTGATCCTGCGAACTATGAATCTAAGCAGGTTTTTTATGCTTCTAAGGATGGAACGAAGGTTCCGATGATCATTACTTATAAGAAAGGGATTGCCCTGAATGGGAAAAATCCAACAGTATTGTACGGATACGGAGGCTTTGATGTGAGTCTGACACCTTCTTTCAGTACGGCAAATATTATCCTGATGGACCAGGGTGGGATTTATGCAGTGGCTAACCTTCGCGGTGGTGGAGAGTATGGCGAAAAATGGCATCTGGCAGGAACAAAACTACAAAAGCAAAACGTATTTGATGATTTCATCGCAGCAGGAGAATACCTGATTGCCAATAAATATACTTCGAAAGATTACCTGGCCAGTATGGGCGGTTCGAATGGCGGATTGTTGGTTGGTGCAACACTGGCACAACGTCCGGATCTTTTTAAAGTGGCTTTCCCGGCAGTAGGGGTAATGGATATGTTGCGTTACCATAAATTCACGGCCGGAGCAGGCTGGAGTTATGATTACGGAACTTCTGAAGATTCGAAAGAGATGTTTGATTATTTGTATAAATACTCACCTGTACATGCGCTAAAGGCAGGAACTAAATACCCGGCAACATTGGTGACGACGGCTGACCATGACGATCGTGTGGTTCCGGCGCACTCGTTCAAATTTGCAGCAAATTTACAGAAAGACCAGGCAGGTGATGCCCCTGTTCTGATCAGTATTCAGACCAATGCCGGACATGGTGCCGGTAAACCTACAGATAAGGCGATAGAAGAAATTGCCGATCGTTGGGCATTCCTGTTTTACAATATGGGTATTACTTATAAAAAGTAA
- a CDS encoding redoxin domain-containing protein gives MKRIFFTFLITAFSLSAFSQGLPAGSVIPKATFYKADGTSFTTDQIPKGKKSLIMFFDATCGHCQTVATNLSKSSKELSGANLYLVSQDVFRSINYFMDTYAKPLKSMKNVTTLQDKDYVFIPLFHPKQYPSLYLFGADKKLIIFSSSEKDVPKVLKLVK, from the coding sequence ATGAAACGAATTTTCTTTACATTTCTTATCACTGCCTTTTCGTTAAGTGCATTTTCGCAGGGACTCCCTGCCGGTTCGGTTATTCCTAAAGCTACTTTTTACAAGGCAGATGGGACCAGTTTTACCACAGATCAGATTCCTAAGGGAAAGAAATCCCTGATCATGTTTTTTGATGCGACCTGTGGCCATTGTCAGACGGTGGCAACCAACCTGTCAAAAAGCAGCAAGGAATTGTCGGGCGCAAACCTGTACCTGGTTTCTCAGGATGTTTTTCGCTCTATCAATTATTTTATGGATACCTATGCAAAACCCCTAAAATCAATGAAGAATGTAACGACCTTACAGGATAAGGACTATGTTTTCATTCCATTGTTTCATCCGAAACAATATCCTTCATTATATCTTTTTGGTGCGGATAAGAAACTGATCATTTTCAGCTCAAGTGAAAAAGATGTGCCTAAGGTCCTAAAACTTGTTAAATAG
- the lspA gene encoding signal peptidase II, which translates to MKKMKWTGLAGKVLILVIVMFNIGCDQITKSIVRDHVQSNANIKVLSDQITLTNVENSGAFLSVGDSLHSGVKFVLLLLMPLAVLLMGVYFVMTRKNLSPLLTFGICCVIGGGAGNLYDRIIYGSVTDFLHIDFVIFQTGVFNAADLSIMLGMLLIVIDSFSRRKLANVSYS; encoded by the coding sequence ATGAAAAAAATGAAGTGGACTGGTTTGGCGGGGAAAGTTTTGATCCTGGTGATTGTAATGTTTAATATCGGTTGTGACCAGATTACAAAATCTATCGTCAGGGACCATGTGCAGTCCAATGCAAATATCAAGGTGCTCAGTGATCAGATTACCCTGACCAATGTAGAAAATTCAGGTGCTTTTTTAAGCGTTGGCGATTCGCTTCATTCCGGAGTTAAGTTTGTGTTACTTTTATTAATGCCTTTAGCGGTTCTGTTGATGGGTGTTTATTTCGTGATGACCCGAAAAAACCTGTCTCCTTTGCTGACTTTTGGGATTTGCTGTGTAATTGGTGGTGGGGCAGGAAACCTATACGACCGCATTATTTATGGCTCTGTAACAGACTTTCTTCACATCGACTTTGTCATCTTTCAAACCGGTGTTTTTAATGCAGCAGATCTTTCTATTATGTTGGGAATGCTGCTGATCGTGATCGATTCCTTTTCAAGAAGGAAGCTTGCGAATGTCAGCTATAGTTAA
- a CDS encoding response regulator transcription factor: MKLLVVEDEVELLEVIRQSLEKENYLVETAGSYALALEKIVSYEYDCILLDIMLPDGTGLDLLAELKQMNKSDNVIIISAKDSLEDKIKGLEMGADDYLVKPFHIAELNARIKSVLRRKSLNGKNAIEHANVKIDLDERQVWIDGDELVLNRKEFDILSYLAVNKNRLVNKTALAEQVWGDYMDGADDYEFIYSQIKNLRKKLKEKSAGIEIQAVYGIGYKLVVV; this comes from the coding sequence ATGAAGTTATTGGTTGTCGAAGATGAGGTTGAGCTGCTGGAAGTAATCCGTCAGTCGCTGGAAAAAGAAAACTATCTGGTAGAAACTGCTGGCAGTTATGCCCTGGCCTTAGAAAAGATCGTTTCCTATGAATACGATTGTATCCTGCTGGACATTATGTTGCCAGATGGAACTGGTCTGGACCTCCTGGCTGAGCTAAAACAAATGAATAAATCTGATAACGTGATTATCATTTCTGCGAAAGATTCCCTGGAAGACAAGATCAAAGGCCTGGAAATGGGAGCTGATGATTACCTCGTGAAGCCTTTCCATATTGCAGAGCTCAATGCAAGGATCAAGTCTGTATTGAGAAGAAAATCACTGAACGGTAAAAATGCCATCGAACACGCCAATGTTAAAATTGACCTCGATGAACGTCAGGTCTGGATCGATGGGGATGAACTGGTACTGAACCGCAAAGAATTCGACATTTTAAGCTACCTCGCCGTAAATAAAAACCGCCTGGTCAATAAAACCGCATTGGCGGAACAAGTTTGGGGTGACTATATGGACGGAGCAGACGACTATGAGTTCATCTATTCCCAAATTAAGAACCTCCGTAAGAAACTTAAAGAAAAAAGTGCGGGCATAGAGATTCAGGCGGTATATGGAATCGGTTATAAACTGGTGGTCGTATGA
- a CDS encoding HAMP domain-containing sensor histidine kinase, whose translation MNLLNYTLKYLSIALLLVISIWAVLFYFNMIDEVQDSLDDGLENSKMLVIQRVEKDSGIIQRSGFSEHNYEIKEVTERSGLKFKDKYQDTLMYTLNEEDMEPFRMLTTVFNKDNKYYEMKVVSSTVEEDDLVRGLLYSLIWLYAAILISFFVINHLLLRRIWTPFYQLLRRLKAFRLDQDQGIETGSTEVKEFKELNVAVKSLVTQSVGTYGSQKQFIENAAHELQTPLAISLNRLELLAESEDLSDQHLEAIGQVIGTLQRLTRLNKSLLLLSKIENKQYGEVALLSINMLMKTLISEYEDFAQLKSVQIHLEEEALLEVAMNKDLAAILISNLLKNAITHNIAGGTVAVSISSQGLVISNTGRSVALDPEQVFKRFKKDSQAQSSTGLGLAIVKAIIDLYGFDIQYSYTDQHHLKINFR comes from the coding sequence ATGAACCTGCTGAATTATACGCTTAAATACCTTTCTATAGCCTTATTGCTGGTGATCAGCATCTGGGCAGTCCTCTTTTATTTCAATATGATTGATGAGGTGCAGGACAGCCTTGATGATGGATTGGAAAATAGTAAAATGCTGGTCATACAGCGGGTAGAAAAAGACAGTGGAATCATTCAGCGCTCCGGATTTTCTGAACACAATTACGAGATTAAAGAAGTGACCGAAAGATCAGGATTGAAATTTAAAGATAAGTATCAGGATACACTCATGTATACCCTTAATGAGGAAGACATGGAGCCTTTTCGGATGCTGACCACCGTATTTAACAAGGACAATAAGTACTATGAAATGAAGGTGGTATCTTCTACAGTGGAAGAGGACGACCTCGTGAGGGGCCTGTTGTACAGTCTGATCTGGCTCTATGCAGCGATATTGATCAGTTTTTTTGTGATCAATCACCTCTTGCTCCGAAGAATATGGACTCCGTTTTATCAGTTGCTCAGAAGACTAAAAGCATTCCGGCTGGACCAGGACCAGGGAATAGAGACTGGCAGCACTGAAGTGAAAGAATTTAAGGAACTGAATGTGGCGGTAAAGAGCCTGGTCACGCAATCTGTTGGTACGTATGGAAGTCAGAAGCAGTTTATCGAAAATGCGGCACATGAATTACAAACGCCACTGGCGATCAGCCTGAACAGGCTGGAGTTGCTGGCAGAAAGTGAAGACCTTTCAGATCAACATCTGGAGGCTATCGGGCAGGTCATTGGCACCTTGCAAAGGCTTACCCGGTTGAATAAATCTCTTTTGCTACTCTCGAAAATTGAAAATAAACAATATGGAGAAGTGGCCTTACTTTCGATCAACATGCTGATGAAAACATTGATTTCAGAGTATGAAGATTTTGCGCAGCTGAAATCCGTTCAGATCCATTTGGAGGAAGAGGCGCTGCTGGAAGTTGCCATGAACAAAGACCTGGCAGCGATATTAATTTCTAATTTACTTAAAAATGCCATTACCCATAATATTGCGGGAGGAACCGTTGCCGTATCGATCAGCAGTCAGGGCTTAGTGATCAGTAACACCGGCCGTTCTGTTGCGCTGGATCCGGAGCAGGTCTTTAAGCGCTTTAAAAAGGACAGTCAGGCGCAAAGCAGTACCGGTCTTGGGCTTGCCATCGTAAAAGCAATTATCGATCTCTATGGTTTCGATATTCAATATTCCTATACAGATCAGCATCATCTAAAAATAAATTTCAGATAA
- a CDS encoding PepSY-like domain-containing protein, which yields MKQSIILAAGLLFSGLTYAQDIPVKEVPSVVLNSFNKAFPQALKVDWEKKGDLFNADFDIGRRDHEVWLNPKGGIVKHKKELRVRELPSVIVNSIKKNFKGFRIDEVDKYEEEKQFFYKVELKTLSEEKKVVFDAQGKISNRIL from the coding sequence ATGAAACAGAGCATTATATTAGCAGCAGGTCTGCTTTTTTCGGGGCTTACTTATGCGCAGGACATTCCTGTAAAAGAGGTGCCTTCCGTAGTACTTAATTCCTTTAACAAAGCGTTTCCACAAGCCCTGAAAGTAGACTGGGAGAAGAAAGGAGATTTGTTCAATGCAGATTTTGATATCGGCAGAAGAGACCATGAAGTATGGCTAAATCCTAAGGGAGGAATCGTAAAACATAAAAAAGAGCTTCGTGTCCGGGAATTGCCTTCAGTGATCGTCAACAGCATCAAAAAGAATTTCAAAGGGTTCAGAATTGATGAGGTAGATAAGTATGAAGAAGAAAAACAATTCTTTTATAAGGTCGAATTGAAAACCCTTTCTGAAGAGAAAAAAGTAGTTTTTGATGCACAAGGAAAAATCAGCAACAGAATTTTATAA